AGCCACGCGGCCTGTCCCCGGTACCGGGGTCGTCGTTATCGTCGGCGTGGGGGTCACCATCGGTGTGATGGTTACAAGGGGTGTCGCTGTCGCCGTTGGGGTCGCGGTTGCAGGCGGAGTAGGCGTTGGCGGGATATAAGCATAGGGTAGGTCATCACAGGGGCCGGATAGCTCGACCACAGAGCTGCCAAGCCATGCTTCGTAACCGTTATAGTCGATTTCATACCAGCCACTGCCGCTCTGGCCTGTGACCTGGACGTCCTCGCCGACATCTAAGCCGCCTATGACATCGTAGATCGTGCCGGGGCCCTGGCGCACATTTATACGCTGATTACCCGTGACTGTTGCGATGCATTCATCGCTATTTAAGGGCCTTGATGCTCCGATTTCTGCGGGTTCTGGTGCGGAGGGTAGCAGCCCGTCCAGAGGCAAAAGCGCCAGGGTCGCCGGGTCAAATGGGATAGGCTCATTGGGCGGACCATCGGGCAGCAGTTGTTCATTAATGGGCACGGAGACCTTCATGCCTGTGGTGGCTGTTTGCGTCGTGCCTTGGGTTGTCACATCGACGCTGCCTTCTAATGTCGAGAAGTTGAGCGTCGCGGAGGAGAGGTCCGGGTTCACAAAGACGGTTGACCCTACATTGATCTGGATATCGTTGATGGTTAATTCGATCTGGCCTGCACCCTCTGGAGTCTGGATGAGCATCCCGTGATCGGGCGTGTTTTCGCAGCGTGTAGCGCCCAGCCCAGGCCGGATGTAGATTGATTGCATGGGGCTGAATGGTGCGCTTGCGAGGCCATTCATGGTCGACGCATCCACAACTTGCATATTGCCAAAGACGAGCATGGTTACGTTGGTACCAGGGAGGGATTCCGGTAAGTTAGCCTGCACTTGCATCAACGCGACACCCCACTGCCCTGTCGCTGTATCCAATGGGCTGAGTTCCATCCCGCTCAGGTTGAGCAGGTCTAGAATATCGCCTTCCTGGCTAAAGCGAAACGAGGAGAGATCCATAACGCGATCACTGGGCTGCGCTTCTACGAGTACATTGCCGTAGCAAGCCTGGTTACGCCCGGTCATGCTGCAATATTGATCCAGTACGGTCACAATCTGGCGCATGATCGTCTCACAGGATTGTGTTTCTGGCGCGACAGGTGTCTCGCTGGCGCTTAACGTCAGGTTGAAGCTGCCTTGCTGCCCGTTGCTGGAGATAATCTGGATGATGTAAGTGCCATCTTCCGGCAGTGTGATGGTTTCTGTTTGTTGCAGGGCTTGCGATGGATTCATCCCTGCGAAGAGCAGGACGCCGCCTTCATCGAACAAGCCAAACTGCACGCGCAGCGGATCAACAGCGGCTATGTCAACCGTGACTGCCTGACCAGCGCTGCCCTGGAATGTGTAGATTACCTGCGGGGTTGCTGTACTGATTTCACCTGTTTGCTGTTCATTGATTGAGATTGACGTTTGTGCCTCAATAATGGATGCTGCAAAGACAATCACAACGACAAATGCCAGCCTGAACATATGCAACGACTTGTTGATTGTACTGCCGGGTGTTGAGCGCACAATTAGTCTCCTTGGTTATCCGTGTGCTTAAATTGTAACCCCCCCAGCACTTCGTTGACACGGCGTGCAGCATCCCGCAGGCGTTGTACGCTGGCTTCAACCTGCATTGTACTGCTGACAGTTTCTGTTGTGGCTCGTTTGATGGTTGCCATCGCGCCCGTGAGCTGGTCCATGCCGATGGTCTGTTGGCGCGTACTGGCAGCGATTTGCATGGCTGCGGTGGCTGCTTCTTCAATAGCACGGGCCAATTCATTGATAGAGCCACCTGCGCGGTTTGCCTGCTGCTGGCCGCTATCGACGCCCTTGCTGCCTTCTTCCGTCACCATGACGGCACTGTTTGTTGAACGCTGAATTTCGCCCAGGATTTCGCGGACTTGCACGGTCGCGTCGCGGTTCTGGTCTGCGAGGTTGCGCACTTCCATAGCGACGACGGCGAAACCTTTGCCTTCTTCACCAGCGCGGGCGGCTTCTACACTGGCGTTGAGCGCTAGCATACGGGATTGGTCGGCCAAGTTATTCACTGCCGCGATAATCTCGCCAATTTGCTGGGTGTGTTCGCTCAGTACAAGGATGTTATCTGCGATATCTTCCAC
The Phototrophicus methaneseepsis DNA segment above includes these coding regions:
- a CDS encoding SH3 domain-containing protein, giving the protein MRSTPGSTINKSLHMFRLAFVVVIVFAASIIEAQTSISINEQQTGEISTATPQVIYTFQGSAGQAVTVDIAAVDPLRVQFGLFDEGGVLLFAGMNPSQALQQTETITLPEDGTYIIQIISSNGQQGSFNLTLSASETPVAPETQSCETIMRQIVTVLDQYCSMTGRNQACYGNVLVEAQPSDRVMDLSSFRFSQEGDILDLLNLSGMELSPLDTATGQWGVALMQVQANLPESLPGTNVTMLVFGNMQVVDASTMNGLASAPFSPMQSIYIRPGLGATRCENTPDHGMLIQTPEGAGQIELTINDIQINVGSTVFVNPDLSSATLNFSTLEGSVDVTTQGTTQTATTGMKVSVPINEQLLPDGPPNEPIPFDPATLALLPLDGLLPSAPEPAEIGASRPLNSDECIATVTGNQRINVRQGPGTIYDVIGGLDVGEDVQVTGQSGSGWYEIDYNGYEAWLGSSVVELSGPCDDLPYAYIPPTPTPPATATPTATATPLVTITPMVTPTPTITTTPVPGTGRVAGDNEYPGVKVDYFSESPVYLSGAISDPTGDRQDTVNWALTNTQYAENADFYLSIGCVGTGSSHTVILIDGNRYNCGNGYNFVQPLVEVPMSGSFTITFDNQVDGAYVDWSAFLNIIENEPVR